One Solirubrobacter pauli DNA segment encodes these proteins:
- the ispG gene encoding flavodoxin-dependent (E)-4-hydroxy-3-methylbut-2-enyl-diphosphate synthase, protein MASKRSVTVGGVQIGGGAPVAVQTMTKTETANLQATMDQIRRVADAGADIVRCAVPREKDVEALKTIVRESPIPIIADIHFNHTLALKAIDAGAHCIRINPGNIGGPEKVAEVADRAKAAGVPMRIGVNSGSLPKHLHELEMTNPVEALVTAATEFVDLMERLRFEDFKVSIKSTSVPNTIAANRLLSERIDYPLHLGITEAGTKWSGSLKSAVGLGTLLADGIGDTIRISLSTFHAEEEVKVAWEILKALKLRERGPVLIACPTCGRLQFDMDSVVAEVERRLEAYDDPIEVSVLGCAVNGIGEARHADFGITGAKDMGMIYSKGEPIKKVRTENLVDELFAEIDKYYASGKTVTRDAAAAAEAAAWLAEEEDATAMTPERLAALELEKAKADADAIDEALSPVAGRRFTRA, encoded by the coding sequence ATGGCTTCCAAGCGCTCAGTGACCGTCGGTGGTGTCCAGATCGGCGGGGGCGCCCCGGTCGCGGTCCAGACCATGACCAAGACCGAAACGGCCAACCTGCAGGCCACGATGGACCAGATCCGCCGCGTCGCCGACGCGGGCGCGGACATCGTGCGGTGCGCCGTCCCGCGCGAGAAGGACGTCGAGGCGCTCAAGACGATCGTGCGCGAGTCGCCGATCCCGATCATCGCCGACATCCACTTCAACCACACGCTGGCCCTGAAGGCGATCGACGCGGGCGCCCACTGCATCCGCATCAACCCGGGCAACATCGGCGGGCCCGAGAAGGTCGCCGAGGTCGCCGACCGCGCCAAGGCCGCGGGTGTGCCGATGCGCATCGGCGTCAACTCCGGCTCGCTGCCCAAGCACCTGCACGAGCTCGAGATGACCAACCCGGTCGAGGCGCTCGTCACGGCCGCCACCGAGTTCGTCGACCTGATGGAGCGCCTGCGCTTCGAGGACTTCAAGGTCTCGATCAAGTCCACGAGCGTCCCGAACACGATCGCGGCGAACCGCCTGCTCAGCGAGCGGATCGACTACCCGCTGCACCTCGGCATCACCGAGGCCGGCACCAAGTGGTCCGGCTCGCTCAAGAGCGCCGTCGGCCTGGGCACGCTGCTCGCCGACGGCATCGGCGACACCATCCGGATCTCGCTGTCGACGTTCCACGCCGAGGAAGAGGTCAAGGTCGCCTGGGAGATCCTCAAGGCCCTGAAGCTGCGCGAGCGCGGCCCGGTCCTGATCGCCTGCCCGACCTGCGGCCGCCTCCAGTTCGACATGGACTCCGTCGTCGCCGAGGTCGAGCGCCGCCTCGAGGCCTACGACGACCCGATCGAGGTCTCGGTCCTCGGCTGCGCCGTCAACGGCATCGGCGAGGCCCGCCACGCCGACTTCGGCATCACGGGCGCCAAGGACATGGGCATGATCTACTCGAAGGGCGAGCCGATCAAGAAGGTCCGGACCGAGAACCTCGTCGACGAGCTCTTCGCCGAGATCGACAAGTACTACGCCTCCGGCAAGACTGTCACGCGCGACGCGGCCGCCGCCGCGGAGGCCGCCGCCTGGCTGGCCGAGGAAGAGGACGCGACGGCGATGACGCCGGAGCGCCTCGCCGCCCTCGAGCTCGAGAAGGCCAAGGCCGACGCCGACGCGATCGACGAGGCGCTGAGCCCGGTCGCGGGCCGCCGCTTCACCCGCGCCTGA